In the genome of Chiroxiphia lanceolata isolate bChiLan1 chromosome 20, bChiLan1.pri, whole genome shotgun sequence, the window GATACCTGTAGATCTCTCTCTATCTCTCTAGatgtctctgtctctctctatATCTGCTGATATCTCTAGACATCCacattttccatctctgtttctACATAATCCCGGTtcccggggcgggcggggccgcgctcgGCGGTGGATTAGCGAGCCTGGGGGGCCCGCGCTCGGCGGTGGATTAGCGAGCCTGGGGAGCCCGCGCTCGGCGGTGGATTAGCGAGCCTGGGGGGCCCGCGCTGGGCGGTGGATTAGCGAGCCTGGGGGGCCCGCCCTCGGCGGTGGATTAGCGAGCCTGGGGGGCCCGCGCTGGGCGGTGGATTAGCGAGCCTGGGGGATGCGCTGGGCGGTGGATTAGCGAGCCTGGGGGATGCGCTCGGCGGTGGATTAGCGAGCCTGGGGAATGCGCTCGGGGCGGCCATgagggcggcggggccgtgcggggAGTGCGGGGAGACGGGCACGGGCCGGTACCGCTGTCCGCGCTGTGCCAGCACATAGTGAGCGAGGGGACGGGGCTGAGGGAGCGGGACACGGGCCGGGACCGCTGTCCGCGCTGTGCCGCCTCATAGTGAGCgaggggggcacggggggcagGGCCCGGCGGGTCTGAGGGCGCGGTGAGGGCGTGGCGGGCTCGGTGCCGGTGcgggccccccccggcccctcacGCTCCGTTGTGTCTCCCGCAGCTGTTCCGTGCGGTGCTGCCGGACCCACCGCGGTGAGTACGGGCCGGgaggggccgggcggggccggggctgccccggggctgACCCGCTGTGTGTCCGCAGAGCGCTGCGCGCCGCGTTCCAGCCAGGAGCGGGACGGGGAGCGCGGCAGGGAGCAGGGtccccccgcggccccgccgagccccgcaCACGGCCCCTGGTCCCTGGAGGACATCCTGGGCGAGGAGGATGAGCAGGACCGCGTCCCGCTGCAGAAACTCAAGCTTTTAGGTGAGTTTGGGAATTCGGGAGTCAGCCGGGTGCGGGGATGGTGGGGCTTTAGCAGAAATACTCCCCATTCCCAGGAGTTCTGcttggagctgctcccagtCGTGCAGCTCGTTGCAAGGCCTTAAAGAGGTAAATATCAGATATTTCACCAGTCTCTTTGAaagtttatttgcaaaataaggaAGGTCTTAACTTTGTTTGTAACCGTTTGAGATTACTCctatttatctcttttttttctttttaaaggggAATCAGAAGAACTGAGGGGTTTGCTGCTGAACCCACACCTCCggcagctgctcctcaccaTCGACCAGGCAGAAGACAAAAGCTCCCTCATGAGGAGGTTCATGCAGGAACCCCTGTTTGTGGAGTTTGCAGATTGCTGCCTGAGCATTGTGGAGCCTCCCGAGAAGGAGAACATCCTCCCCGAGTGAGCACGTTTTCCTTTCCTTGAGgtttttgtgctgcagagctgctccattcTGTGTCTTTCCTCAGGGTCTGGTCACTTTGCCCCTGGATTTCAATTTGCTCTGATTTCAATTTGGAGCTGACAGAGCTTTTTAGAGACTTGGGGGTTGAACCTGACACTGTGCAGCGTTGGTACAGAAATACTGGCAACCGTGGGAAATGCTACTTCACAGTgacaatattaaatatatttgcatttattttaatcgACAAATACTCTGAAACGTTTTTGTTCGTTGTTTGGGACGGTCAGACACCTTGACAAGGCGTGgagcagtttatttaaaatgacaCACACAGAGGAGCTGAACATTTTCGAGACCCATGAGCAAGAAAGGGACGGTACAGGGCACCTCTGATGAGACCGtgggcagggcagtgctgttTGGGGAGCTCTGGAAACGCCTGGCAGCTGTGAGAGCTCGTATATTTTGGtcataagagagaaaaaagcaagagCCCAGTCTTGCTTTTCCCTGAGACATCTGCCCTCAGTGTTAGGTtggctgctcctccctccctcgGTCAGTCAGAAGTGTGCCAGTGTTGGGGAACGCTGGGGGTCAGTCAGGAGGGGTTGTACCTCTGAGAACCCAGCAGGAATCAGGaatatttgcattatttgcTCTCTCATGACCAGCCTCTTGCTTCTCCAGGTAGTGCCAGCAGCGTTCAGTTCAAGTATTTATTGCTTAGAGCACCTGATCTGGTTTAGTTGATTGTTCTCATAGTGCTGATATATCCTATAACATGTGCCTGTGTGGAGGAATGGCCCCCACACCCCCAAATTTGACCTATAGTAGATTACATTGTATTTTACGTACAAGGCATGGAGGTGGAAGCTCTGAGGTAGCAGCAGATGTGGCCGTTGAGTGatttgaaagcagcagcttgCAGAGAGCCCTTCCCTGAAGGCAGAGGTGT includes:
- the ZNHIT3 gene encoding zinc finger HIT domain-containing protein 3 — encoded protein: MRAAGPCGECGETGTGRYRCPRCASTYCSVRCCRTHRERCAPRSSQERDGERGREQGPPAAPPSPAHGPWSLEDILGEEDEQDRVPLQKLKLLGESEELRGLLLNPHLRQLLLTIDQAEDKSSLMRRFMQEPLFVEFADCCLSIVEPPEKENILPE